In Actinomyces weissii, a genomic segment contains:
- a CDS encoding DUF6882 domain-containing protein, with protein MGADLTYASTPAGAAPSRPLTTNTSLFPADTPSEAGTGPESGRTLQTGVRPEASTPPESGVRPEASVPPPAAPAPVPPVSVSPAPAPASTNPYPATPAPAPGQLAATCTAPRQLAFNAGVELDLQDWRQVYSACLGPSRAVQEAVAEQVVRDRDWYVDFDLGTLAFGEDSFPVQFLGSEAADDQTWMWGWHNVNNFPSSIVAIAQYLRQLGHRWGLAELATPSFPLSQELNGHALAAVASVLAPEPVAYYRGPHTGGVVLLAFSDLPAEVFAPVGPQRLASLVSQCLGLPCDHRLLVEGLLCWNGTAYSWQGRSLVASCPQELVFDFDAHWRLTGLSTRQPA; from the coding sequence GTGGGAGCTGACCTTACCTACGCAAGCACACCAGCCGGGGCTGCGCCCTCCCGCCCGCTGACCACGAACACCTCCCTCTTCCCGGCGGACACGCCCTCGGAGGCAGGCACAGGCCCAGAGTCCGGCCGTACCCTCCAGACAGGCGTGCGCCCGGAAGCGAGCACCCCGCCAGAGTCAGGCGTCCGCCCGGAGGCAAGTGTGCCCCCGCCGGCGGCTCCCGCCCCGGTCCCCCCTGTATCGGTCAGCCCCGCACCCGCCCCCGCTTCGACCAACCCCTACCCAGCCACACCCGCCCCCGCCCCTGGGCAGCTGGCAGCCACCTGCACCGCTCCCCGCCAGCTGGCCTTCAATGCCGGGGTCGAGCTGGACCTGCAGGACTGGCGGCAGGTCTACTCCGCCTGCCTGGGCCCCTCCCGGGCCGTCCAGGAGGCCGTGGCCGAGCAGGTGGTGCGCGACCGGGACTGGTACGTGGACTTTGACCTGGGCACCCTGGCCTTCGGGGAGGACTCCTTCCCGGTGCAGTTCCTCGGCTCGGAGGCCGCCGACGACCAGACCTGGATGTGGGGCTGGCACAACGTCAACAACTTCCCCTCCTCGATCGTCGCCATCGCCCAGTACCTGCGTCAGCTGGGTCACCGCTGGGGCCTGGCAGAGCTCGCCACCCCCAGCTTCCCGCTCAGCCAGGAGCTCAACGGCCACGCCCTGGCCGCCGTAGCCTCCGTGCTGGCACCCGAGCCGGTGGCCTACTACCGCGGCCCCCACACCGGTGGCGTGGTCCTGCTGGCCTTCTCCGATCTGCCTGCGGAGGTCTTCGCGCCGGTGGGCCCCCAGCGCCTGGCCAGCTTAGTCTCCCAGTGCCTGGGCCTGCCCTGCGACCACCGGCTGCTGGTGGAGGGCCTGCTGTGCTGGAACGGCACCGCCTACAGCTGGCAGGGGCGCAGCCTGGTGGCCAGCTGCCCCCAGGAGCTCGTCTTTGACTTTGACGCGCACTGGCGGCTCACGGGCCTGAGCACCCGGCAGCCCGCCTGA
- the rpsO gene encoding 30S ribosomal protein S15, translating to MSISAERKQQLIAEYATHEGDTGSPEVQVAVLSERISNLTEHFKSHTHDHHSRRGLYLLIGKRRRLLDYLMQEDIERYRSLIARLGIRR from the coding sequence ATGTCGATTTCCGCCGAGCGCAAGCAGCAGCTCATCGCCGAGTACGCCACCCACGAGGGTGACACGGGCTCCCCGGAGGTGCAGGTGGCGGTGCTGTCCGAGCGCATCTCCAACCTGACCGAGCACTTCAAGTCCCACACCCACGACCACCACTCCCGTCGTGGGCTCTACCTGCTGATCGGTAAGCGTCGCCGTCTGCTCGACTACCTCATGCAGGAGGACATCGAGCGCTACCGTTCGCTGATCGCCCGCCTCGGTATCCGCCGCTGA
- a CDS encoding bifunctional riboflavin kinase/FAD synthetase: protein MQVWYGPEQVPQSLRAPQGPGSVVTIGVFDGVHRGHQAILEAVVARAHRAEQARATYHSYLPGQAHGPRPASDTRPPSGTSAPTAARPLAVAITFDPHPALVHRPRSCPTLITSLADRLDSLEQAGLDAVLVVEYTLEFASQGAEDFIRTWVEGLLGARAIVVGDDVRFGSGNCGDARCLQQIGQADGLEVEIVADVTAPNGRRWSSTWVRELLQEGDVRGAAEVLGRPHRLRGTVVHGLRRGRELGFPTANLQAASAGVVPPDGVYTGWLLRPVAGGWERLPAAISIGTNPTFDDVPERTVEAHVLGRADLDLYGQEVVIELVDRLRPMLAFDGLEPLLEQMREDVERAAHLLGVPVPEPISPADVTA, encoded by the coding sequence GTGCAGGTCTGGTACGGCCCCGAGCAGGTTCCCCAGTCCCTGAGAGCCCCTCAGGGGCCGGGCAGCGTCGTCACCATCGGTGTCTTTGACGGCGTGCACCGGGGCCACCAGGCCATCCTGGAGGCCGTGGTGGCGCGTGCCCACCGTGCCGAGCAGGCCCGTGCCACCTACCACTCCTACCTGCCTGGCCAGGCCCACGGGCCCCGCCCCGCCTCCGACACCCGCCCCCCCTCCGGCACCTCCGCGCCCACAGCCGCCCGCCCTCTGGCGGTGGCCATCACCTTTGACCCGCACCCGGCACTGGTGCACCGTCCCCGGTCCTGCCCCACGCTCATCACCTCCCTCGCGGACCGCCTGGACTCCCTGGAGCAGGCTGGCCTGGACGCGGTGCTGGTGGTCGAGTACACGCTTGAGTTCGCCTCCCAGGGGGCGGAGGACTTCATCCGCACCTGGGTGGAGGGGCTGCTGGGGGCGCGCGCCATCGTGGTGGGCGACGACGTGCGCTTCGGCTCAGGTAACTGCGGTGACGCCCGGTGCCTGCAGCAGATCGGGCAGGCTGACGGCCTGGAGGTGGAAATCGTCGCTGACGTGACCGCCCCGAACGGCCGCCGCTGGTCCTCCACCTGGGTGCGTGAGCTGCTCCAGGAGGGTGACGTGCGTGGCGCTGCCGAGGTGCTGGGCCGCCCCCACCGTCTGCGCGGCACGGTCGTGCACGGCCTGCGTCGGGGCCGCGAGCTGGGCTTCCCCACCGCTAACCTGCAGGCGGCCAGCGCCGGGGTGGTCCCTCCTGACGGCGTGTACACGGGCTGGCTGCTGCGGCCGGTGGCGGGGGGCTGGGAGCGCCTGCCCGCCGCCATCTCGATCGGCACCAACCCGACCTTCGACGACGTGCCCGAGCGCACCGTGGAGGCGCACGTCCTGGGGCGGGCGGACCTGGACCTCTACGGGCAGGAGGTGGTCATAGAGCTGGTTGACCGGCTGCGCCCGATGCTGGCCTTTGACGGGCTGGAGCCGCTGCTGGAGCAGATGCGCGAGGACGTGGAGCGGGCCGCGCACCTGCTGGGGGTGCCGGTGCCTGAGCCGATCTCCCCGGCCGACGTGACCGCCTGA